One Amaranthus tricolor cultivar Red isolate AtriRed21 chromosome 10, ASM2621246v1, whole genome shotgun sequence genomic window carries:
- the LOC130824891 gene encoding uncharacterized protein LOC130824891 encodes MSATPNLSSNKTLDPIQDPVSPYYLHPSDSQLLLVLIPFNGTGFNDWKRSVTITLSSKNKLVFVNGQIPKPNSTDPNFKSWERINSTIISWFMKVLDPHIARSVLSFPTAQAIWQNLEERFGITSGTQIYSLTQQLFAIDQGSDCLSTYFTKIKMLWDEFDASHPLPTCSCTNCTCGINSKLIQMRE; translated from the coding sequence ATGTCTGCTACTCCAAATCTTTCTAGTAATAAAACCCTTGATCCTATTCAAGATCCAGTTTCACCGTATTATCTTCATCCGAGTGATTCTCAGCTTTTATTGGTTCTGATTCCCTTTAATGGTACTGGATTCAACGATTGGAAACGATCTGTTACAATTACTCTTTCTTCCAAGAATAAACTCGTGTTCGTTAATGGTCAGATCCCAAAACCCAATTCTACTGACCCTAATTTCAAATCCTGGGAAAGAATCAATAGTACAATAATTTCTTGGTTTATGAAAGTTCTAGATCCTCATATTGCTAGAAGCGTTTTGTCTTTTCCAACTGCACAAGCTATTTGGCAGAATCTTGAAGAACGATTTGGAATAACTTCTGGAACACAAATCTACTCTCTCACTCAACAACTTTTTGCTATTGACCAAGGTTCCGATTGTCTCTCTACCTACTTCACCAAGATTAAGATGTTATGGGATGAATTTGATGCTTCACATCCTCTACCTACCTGTTCTTGTACCAATTGTACTTGTGGAATCAACAGCAAACTCATACAAATGCGAGAATAA
- the LOC130825869 gene encoding F-box/kelch-repeat protein At3g06240-like: protein MDFLPMELITSVLTFLPPKSVCRFKCVSKTWNSLICSTDFVRLHLTQSLSSKNRFLVINSLTHGLRSLHFKSDNQFEAKFLNLKQIPPFSSINNIVRIFGSSNGLIALSCEYPDDSLFVDIVLFNPSINSYFTVPHYDPPKSLITMSSGFSFGYDNLNDDYKIVKMTDYLPHNSVWLREVKVYNLRDNCWKTVHIESMNHMRLQSFYGYALIDNIIYYIFNAHLENNPLLRGFDLASYKWSDIALPDFEGHEMKCTDIAGLGVLDDCLCVVSSVLPEKEGAYVWVMKEYGVWSKLFDVNDAINVGALIGAPISCSNGGDELILKRRDEDGLHCYNIRSKVIKPVTVICNRCYIRDVFLCVESLISADNVIEVGNEDADNCDL from the coding sequence ATGGATTTTCTTCCAATGGAATTAATAACCTCCGTTCTTACCTTCCTGCCTCCAAAATCAGTCTGCCGCTTCAAATGCGTTTCAAAAACATGGAATTCTCTCATTTGTAGTACTGATTTTGTTAGGCTTCACCTCACTCAATCTCTATCCTCCAAGAATCGTTTTCTTGTGATCAATTCTTTGACCCACGGTCTCCGATCCTTGCATTTCAAATCAGACAATCAATTCGAAGCAAAATTTTTAAATCTGAAACAAATTCCACCTTTTTCTTCCATTAACAACATAGTTAGAATTTTTGGATCTTCCAATGGATTAATCGCCTTATCTTGTGAGTATCCTGATGATTCTTTATTTGTCGACATTGTTCTGTTCAACCCCTCTATTAATTCATATTTTACTGTGCCCCATTATGATCCACCTAAAAGTCTAATTACTATGAGTTCTGGGTTTAGTTTTGGGTACGATAATTTGAATGATGATTACAAAATTGTGAAAATGACTGATTATCTTCCGCATAATAGTGTATGGTTAAGGGAAGTTAAGGTTTATAATTTGAGAGATAATTGCTGGAAGACAGTCCATATTGAATCTATGAATCATATGCGTTTGCAATCATTTTACGGATATGCTCTCATCGACAATATAATTTACTACATATTCAATGCGCATCTGGAAAATAATCCCCTGTTACGAGGGTTTGATCTTGCATCCTATAAATGGAGCGACATTGCCTTACCAGATTTTGAGGGTCATGAAATGAAATGTACTGATATTGCTGGTTTAGGGGTATTGGATGATTGTTTATGCGTAGTGAGTTCAGTTTTGCCAGAAAAAGAGGGTGCTTATGTATGGGTGATGAAAGAATATGGTGTTTGGAGTAAATTGTTTGATGTGAATGACGCCATTAATGTTGGAGCTTTGATTGGAGCTCCGATTTCGTGTTCAAATGGAGGAGATGAACTGATTTTGAAGAGACGAGATGAAGATGGTCTTCATTGTTATAATATTAGGAGCAAAGTGATTAAACCTGTTACTGTGATTTGTAACAGGTGTTATATTCGTGATGTTTTTCTTTGCGTGGAAAGTCTTATTTCTGCTGACAACGTGATTGAAGTTGGAAATGAAGATGCAGATAATTGTGATTTGTAA
- the LOC130824892 gene encoding F-box protein At4g22390-like, which produces MTTFSSINNIVRIFGSSNGLIALSCEYPDDSLFVDIVLFNTSINSYFSVPHYDLPKSLITMSSGFSFGYDNLNDDYKIVKMTDYLPHNSVWLREVNVYNLRDNCWKTVHIESMNHMRLQSFYGYALIDNIIYYIFNAHLENNPLLRGFDLASYKWSDIALPDFEGHEMKCTDIAGLGVLDDCLCVVSSVLPEKEGAYVWVMKEYGVWSKLFDVNDAINVGALIGAPISCSNRGDELILKRRDEDGLHCYNIRSKVIKPVTVICNRCYIRDVFLCVESLISADNVIEVGKEDADNCDL; this is translated from the coding sequence ATGACAACATTTTCTTCCATTAACAACATAGTTAGAATTTTTGGATCTTCCAATGGATTAATCGCCTTATCTTGTGAGTATCCTGATGATTCTTTATTTGTCGACATTGTTCTGTTCAACACCTCTATTAATTCATATTTTTCTGTGCCCCATTATGATCTACCTAAAAGTCTAATTACTATGAGTTCTGGGTTTAGTTTTGGGTACGATAATTTGAATGATGATTACAAAATTGTGAAAATGACTGATTATCTTCCGCATAATAGTGTATGGTTAAGGGAAGTTAATGTTTATAATTTGAGAGATAATTGCTGGAAGACAGTCCATATTGAATCTATGAATCATATGCGTTTGCAATCATTTTACGGATATGCTCTCATCGACAATATAATTTACTACATATTCAATGCGCATCTGGAAAATAATCCCCTGTTACGAGGGTTTGATCTTGCATCCTATAAATGGAGCGATATTGCCTTACCAGATTTTGAGGGTCATGAAATGAAATGTACTGATATTGCTGGTTTAGGGGTATTGGATGATTGTTTATGCGTAGTGAGTTCAGTTTTGCCAGAAAAAGAGGGTGCTTATGTATGGGTGATGAAAGAATATGGTGTGTGGAGTAAATTGTTTGATGTGAATGACGCCATTAATGTTGGAGCTTTGATTGGAGCTCCGATTTCGTGTTCAAATCGAGGAGATGAACTGATTTTGAAGAGACGAGATGAAGATGGTCTTCATTGTTATAATATTAGGAGCAAAGTGATTAAACCTGTTACTGTGATTTGTAACAGGTGTTATATTCGTGATGTTTTTCTTTGTGTGGAAAGTCTTATTTCTGCTGACAACGTGATTGAAGTTGGAAAAGAAGATGCAGATAATTGTGATTTGTAA